In one Dermatophilaceae bacterium Sec6.4 genomic region, the following are encoded:
- a CDS encoding PLP-dependent aminotransferase family protein — protein MQHITGHRLATMLGPPDPAHSAYLWLADGIHTLIADGRLLHGTRLPSERELLSALGVSRTTVTRAYAVLAERGYAAARRGSGTIAQLPGGPVAGGGEPVPGWDGNNVGLDDAGPDVIDLRRAAPPAPPGLREAVAAASDRLAAYLGGAGYYPLGVPALRESIARRYTERGALTDPTQIVVTCGAVAGLSVVTRALVSRGDRVVIETPTYAHSLAALERAGARLVPVPIGPTEPDLHHGEVRDRALVGGVTAMLAMPDFHNPTGISLDDAQRAELADRWRRLGVVGIVDETLVETRLDEASDPLAMAAHAGECISIGSASKTYWGGLRIGWVRAPRALVGAIASARLSLDLGAPVLEQLITAELMRVSATMHPAQRTACQESCATLLELREVLPQWEVRVPSGGLCLWWRMPLPRASRFAQLMRERGVLLDPGGVQAVRGQGLAHFIRTPFTLPSSTLRSVIPVFAHAWEQVLAEEGSRTARLDG, from the coding sequence ATGCAACACATCACCGGTCACCGTCTCGCAACCATGCTCGGACCTCCGGATCCAGCGCACTCGGCCTACCTGTGGCTGGCGGACGGGATCCACACGTTGATCGCCGACGGACGCCTGCTGCACGGCACCAGGCTGCCCAGCGAGCGCGAGCTCCTCAGCGCGCTGGGGGTGAGTCGCACCACAGTGACCAGGGCGTACGCCGTCCTGGCCGAGCGCGGTTACGCGGCAGCGCGGCGCGGCTCGGGGACAATCGCCCAGCTGCCGGGTGGACCCGTCGCCGGCGGCGGGGAACCGGTACCGGGGTGGGATGGCAACAACGTGGGTCTCGACGACGCAGGACCGGACGTTATCGATTTGCGGCGTGCCGCGCCGCCGGCCCCACCGGGTCTGCGGGAGGCGGTCGCTGCTGCAAGTGACCGACTGGCGGCCTACCTGGGCGGCGCGGGCTATTACCCGCTCGGGGTGCCCGCACTACGTGAGTCGATTGCCCGCCGGTACACCGAGCGCGGAGCGCTGACCGACCCCACCCAGATCGTGGTGACCTGCGGAGCGGTGGCGGGACTCAGTGTGGTTACCCGCGCGCTGGTGTCACGCGGGGATCGCGTCGTGATCGAAACGCCGACCTACGCGCACTCGTTGGCTGCCCTGGAGCGGGCCGGCGCCCGGCTGGTGCCAGTGCCTATCGGTCCGACGGAGCCAGATCTGCACCATGGGGAGGTGCGGGATCGAGCACTTGTCGGCGGTGTGACCGCGATGTTGGCGATGCCGGACTTCCACAACCCGACAGGTATCTCGCTGGACGATGCACAGCGGGCCGAGCTGGCCGACCGCTGGAGACGGCTCGGTGTCGTGGGCATCGTCGACGAGACTCTGGTCGAGACGCGCCTGGACGAGGCGTCCGACCCGCTCGCGATGGCGGCTCACGCGGGCGAATGCATCAGCATCGGTAGCGCGAGCAAGACGTACTGGGGCGGGTTGCGGATCGGATGGGTGCGCGCACCTCGCGCCCTCGTGGGTGCGATCGCTTCGGCTCGCCTGTCCCTCGACCTCGGTGCGCCGGTGCTCGAACAGCTGATCACCGCGGAGCTGATGCGGGTCAGCGCGACGATGCATCCAGCCCAGCGCACCGCTTGTCAGGAAAGTTGCGCGACCCTGCTGGAGCTGCGAGAAGTGCTGCCACAGTGGGAGGTCCGCGTACCCAGCGGCGGACTGTGCCTCTGGTGGCGAATGCCGCTACCGCGCGCATCACGATTTGCGCAGTTGATGCGTGAACGAGGGGTGCTACTGGACCCAGGCGGGGTCCAGGCCGTTCGCGGGCAGGGTCTGGCCCATTTCATCCGTACGCCGTTCACCCTTCCCTCCTCGACGTTACGCAGCGTGATTCCGGTATTTGCACACGCTTGGGAGCAGGTGCTTGCGGAGGAAGGGAGCAGGACTGCAAGGCTGGACGGATGA
- the hemQ gene encoding hydrogen peroxide-dependent heme synthase — MTHHENTVESTGHGTDHGTEPSAEHVAAINSSIRYTMYSVFRVIRELPADRAELVVQTEGFFTNLEQQGVVVVRGIYDVAGLRADADLMIWWHAESIDDLQAAYHAFLQTPLGRHLDPVWSNAGIHRPAEFNKGHVPAFLAGDTALKYMCVYPFVRSYDWYLLPEDERRTMLKDHGMAARDYKDVRANTVAAFALGDYEWLLAFEADELHRIVDLMRDLRAVDARLHVREEIPFYTGPQVSIARFVEQLR; from the coding sequence ATGACCCATCACGAGAACACGGTAGAAAGCACCGGCCACGGCACTGATCACGGCACCGAACCCAGCGCAGAGCATGTCGCGGCGATCAACTCCTCCATTCGTTACACGATGTACTCGGTGTTCCGAGTCATCCGGGAGCTCCCGGCGGACCGTGCGGAGCTCGTCGTGCAGACGGAGGGGTTCTTCACGAATCTGGAGCAGCAGGGTGTGGTCGTCGTGCGTGGCATCTATGACGTAGCGGGGCTACGAGCCGACGCCGACCTGATGATCTGGTGGCACGCAGAGTCGATCGACGATCTGCAAGCGGCGTACCACGCGTTCCTGCAGACGCCGCTCGGTCGCCATCTGGACCCCGTGTGGTCCAACGCCGGGATCCACCGACCCGCCGAGTTCAACAAGGGCCACGTTCCCGCGTTCCTCGCGGGGGATACAGCGCTGAAATACATGTGCGTCTACCCGTTCGTGCGCTCCTACGACTGGTATCTGCTCCCGGAAGATGAACGACGCACCATGTTGAAGGACCACGGCATGGCCGCGCGCGACTACAAGGACGTGCGCGCCAACACCGTCGCAGCCTTCGCGTTGGGCGACTACGAGTGGCTCCTGGCGTTCGAGGCTGACGAGCTGCACCGCATTGTGGATCTGATGCGCGATCTGCGCGCTGTGGACGCACGTCTGCACGTACGCGAGGAGATCCCGTTCTACACCGGGCCGCAGGTCAGCATCGCCCGCTTCGTGGAACAACTGCGCTGA
- a CDS encoding ATP-dependent DNA ligase, which produces MQLPVNPPVKPMLAKSVPNIPEGASYEPKWDGFRSLVFRDGDQVELGSRNEKPLTRYFPEVVAAVLRELPQRCVVDGEIVVATDQGLDFEALQQRIHPAASRVNMLSEKTPASFVAFDLLALSDEDLTGRPFSERRALLVQALAETGDCIHVTPATTDRQVAQQWFTEFEGAGLDGVMAKPLDGTYQPDKRTMFKIKHARTADCVVAGYRVHKSGPDLIGSLMLGLYRGETLVSVGVIGAFPMARRRELFAELQPLIADFEKHPWNWAAHEAGERTPRKSEGSRWNGGKDLSFVPLRPELVVEVRYDHMEGDRFRHTAQFNRWRTDRTPESCTYEQLEEPLTFSLEDIVPGLTKAAQ; this is translated from the coding sequence ATGCAGCTTCCCGTGAACCCGCCCGTCAAGCCCATGCTGGCCAAATCGGTGCCGAACATCCCCGAGGGCGCTTCCTACGAGCCGAAATGGGATGGCTTCAGGTCGCTGGTCTTCCGTGATGGCGATCAGGTGGAGCTCGGTAGTCGCAACGAGAAGCCGCTGACCCGGTACTTCCCCGAAGTGGTTGCTGCTGTCTTGAGAGAACTGCCGCAACGGTGTGTGGTCGACGGCGAGATCGTCGTCGCAACCGATCAGGGACTGGACTTCGAGGCGTTGCAACAGCGCATCCACCCGGCCGCATCGCGAGTGAATATGTTGAGCGAGAAGACACCTGCGTCGTTTGTCGCGTTCGACCTGCTGGCGCTGTCCGACGAGGATCTGACAGGGCGGCCGTTCAGCGAGCGGCGCGCGCTGTTGGTCCAGGCACTCGCGGAGACTGGGGACTGCATCCACGTGACCCCGGCGACGACCGACCGGCAGGTGGCGCAGCAGTGGTTTACCGAGTTCGAGGGTGCGGGCCTGGACGGGGTGATGGCCAAACCGTTGGACGGCACCTATCAACCTGACAAACGCACGATGTTCAAGATCAAGCATGCCCGGACCGCAGATTGTGTGGTGGCGGGTTACCGGGTGCACAAGTCGGGTCCGGACCTGATCGGATCGCTGATGCTGGGTCTGTATCGCGGCGAGACGCTCGTTTCGGTCGGCGTGATCGGCGCATTCCCCATGGCCAGGCGGCGGGAGTTGTTCGCCGAACTGCAGCCGCTGATCGCCGATTTCGAGAAGCACCCCTGGAACTGGGCGGCCCACGAGGCCGGTGAGCGCACGCCACGCAAGAGCGAGGGGTCGCGGTGGAACGGGGGCAAGGACCTCTCGTTCGTGCCGCTTCGGCCGGAGCTGGTCGTCGAGGTCCGGTACGACCACATGGAGGGTGACCGGTTCCGGCATACCGCGCAGTTCAACCGCTGGCGCACCGATCGGACCCCGGAGTCCTGCACCTACGAGCAGCTGGAGGAGCCGCTCACCTTCAGCCTGGAGGACATCGTTCCCGGTCTGACGAAGGCTGCGCAATGA
- a CDS encoding MoxR family ATPase: MQSPQAVATALESTGYLCDESLATVVFLAARMQRPLLLEGEPGTGKTALAEALAELAGVPLIRLQCYEGIDASQALYDWDFPRQILHLRTLEASARDGSLDPVEAEKSLFDERFLLTRPVLRALRETPAVLLIDEVDRADDEFEAFLLEVLSSWTVSIPEFGTVAARTPPTVVLTSNRTRELHDALKRRCLYHWIDHPGLEREVAIVRNRAPEVPEALARQLVGVVQRLRDEHLMKTPGVAETLDWARALHQLGAQELDLETAAHTLGAVVKYREDTDRVKHAIDRMLAG, encoded by the coding sequence ATGCAGTCACCGCAGGCCGTCGCCACAGCTCTGGAGTCGACGGGCTATCTGTGCGACGAGTCGCTGGCCACCGTCGTGTTCCTGGCCGCTCGGATGCAGCGTCCGTTGCTGCTGGAGGGCGAACCGGGCACTGGCAAGACCGCGCTCGCCGAGGCCCTGGCCGAGCTCGCCGGCGTACCGCTGATCCGGCTGCAGTGCTACGAGGGCATCGACGCCAGCCAGGCTCTCTACGACTGGGATTTCCCTCGTCAGATCCTGCATCTGCGGACCCTGGAAGCGTCGGCCCGCGACGGATCACTGGACCCGGTGGAGGCCGAGAAGTCGCTTTTCGATGAGCGTTTCCTGCTGACCCGGCCGGTGCTGCGAGCGCTGCGCGAGACGCCTGCGGTGCTGTTGATCGACGAGGTGGACCGAGCCGACGATGAATTCGAGGCATTCCTGCTGGAGGTGCTGTCCAGTTGGACGGTGAGCATCCCCGAGTTCGGCACGGTCGCGGCGCGTACCCCGCCGACCGTGGTGCTCACCTCCAACCGCACCCGGGAACTGCACGATGCACTGAAACGACGCTGCCTCTACCACTGGATCGACCACCCAGGGTTGGAGCGTGAGGTGGCGATCGTTCGCAATCGAGCTCCGGAGGTGCCCGAGGCGCTGGCTCGTCAGCTCGTCGGGGTGGTGCAGCGCTTGCGGGATGAGCACCTGATGAAGACCCCAGGAGTTGCGGAGACCCTCGACTGGGCGCGCGCCCTACACCAGCTCGGAGCGCAGGAACTGGACCTGGAGACCGCCGCCCACACCCTCGGAGCCGTGGTCAAATATCGCGAAGACACCGACCGGGTGAAGCACGCGATCGACCGGATGCTGGCGGGTTGA
- a CDS encoding DMT family transporter, whose product MGVFLALASSAMWGTSDFGGGLLAKRAYAVRVVFWSQVGGLLLMCGAMLVAIATGHTPTAGGWLIYGPIAGLAGCLGLCSFYAALSLGTMGVVSPIAALGAIVPVLLGVISGERIGLLTGAGLTLALAGAALASGPELSGAVGRLPIVLAVVAAFSFGTTLYLVHLASDSSVVGGLWAMRTASVSALGMAWLLWPGGIPGPALTRRLIPITMLVGTGDLTANALFAVASNSGAIAVVSVLGSLYPVMTLLLARGFLHERLRPIQLVGVACAVAGVALAVT is encoded by the coding sequence ATGGGGGTGTTCCTGGCGCTCGCGTCGAGCGCGATGTGGGGCACGTCGGATTTCGGCGGTGGACTGCTCGCCAAGCGGGCGTACGCGGTGCGGGTGGTTTTCTGGTCTCAGGTAGGAGGCCTGCTGCTCATGTGCGGCGCGATGCTGGTGGCGATTGCTACCGGCCATACCCCGACCGCAGGAGGTTGGCTCATCTACGGCCCGATCGCCGGACTGGCCGGATGCCTGGGGTTGTGTTCCTTCTACGCAGCGCTGTCACTGGGCACTATGGGCGTGGTTTCGCCGATCGCCGCACTCGGGGCGATCGTCCCGGTACTGCTGGGAGTCATCAGTGGCGAACGGATCGGTCTGCTCACCGGAGCAGGCCTGACGCTCGCGCTCGCCGGAGCAGCGCTCGCCTCCGGCCCGGAGTTGTCAGGTGCGGTGGGCAGACTGCCGATCGTGCTCGCCGTCGTGGCAGCATTCAGCTTCGGGACAACGCTGTACCTGGTGCATCTGGCAAGTGATTCGAGCGTAGTGGGCGGGCTGTGGGCAATGCGGACAGCGAGCGTAAGCGCCTTGGGAATGGCCTGGCTGCTGTGGCCGGGCGGCATCCCCGGCCCCGCGCTGACCCGTCGGTTGATCCCGATCACGATGCTGGTCGGGACGGGGGATCTGACTGCGAACGCCCTCTTCGCCGTCGCCTCGAACAGTGGGGCCATCGCGGTGGTGAGTGTGCTCGGATCGTTGTACCCGGTAATGACGCTGCTCTTGGCGCGTGGGTTCCTGCACGAACGGCTGCGGCCGATCCAGCTCGTTGGAGTCGCCTGCGCGGTCGCAGGGGTGGCCCTGGCCGTCACCTGA
- a CDS encoding nucleotidyltransferase family protein translates to MTDAGLLLAAGAGRRMGRPKALVSDERGGWLARAVDALASCATVTVVLGAGAEEAVRLLGPYDVTVVVATDWADGMGCSLAAGLRHLVDGEATRAVVSLVDLPDVGADVVRRVRAHPGRTETLARATYLGHPGHPVLLGRDHWAGVLTTCTGDEGARAYLAVHDVTWVECGDLASGQDVDRPSNPGPTAHA, encoded by the coding sequence GTGACGGACGCGGGTCTGCTGCTGGCTGCAGGGGCCGGGCGAAGGATGGGGCGCCCGAAAGCGCTGGTCAGCGACGAGCGTGGCGGTTGGTTGGCCAGGGCCGTGGACGCGCTGGCCAGCTGCGCGACCGTCACCGTCGTGCTGGGAGCGGGCGCCGAGGAGGCCGTCCGGTTGCTCGGGCCGTACGACGTCACGGTGGTGGTAGCGACCGACTGGGCGGACGGGATGGGTTGCTCGCTCGCTGCCGGCCTGCGGCACCTGGTGGATGGCGAGGCGACCCGCGCCGTGGTCAGTCTGGTGGACCTGCCCGACGTCGGCGCGGACGTGGTACGCCGGGTACGCGCACACCCGGGGCGCACCGAAACACTCGCCCGGGCGACCTATCTCGGACATCCCGGGCACCCGGTACTGCTCGGGAGGGACCACTGGGCTGGCGTGCTGACAACGTGCACGGGTGATGAAGGAGCCCGCGCCTATCTCGCAGTGCACGACGTCACATGGGTCGAGTGCGGTGATCTCGCGAGTGGTCAGGACGTGGACCGGCCATCCAACCCCGGACCAACCGCGCATGCATAG
- the hemG gene encoding protoporphyrinogen oxidase, with protein MSSIAIVGGGITGLSAAWHLATQHPEHDVTLLESTDRLGGKLDSIQVAGHTIDAGAESVLARRPEALELLAQIDAPVVHPQRLTASIWSRGELVPMPSGTLMGVPSDPSALHGLLDSAEVARASAERPVTLSGNDIAVGELVEQAYGAAVVDRLVEPLLGGVYAGHARELSARACVPALWEAASTGRLLTETAARAAQVGATRADQPVFAAIEGGLGTLPGRVAEAVRHAGVTVRTSAVVAQLQPVGSGWRLRLGGPDTGAGTGDGAGSAWLNADAVLLATPAAPTARLLTELDPVAAETLRRIEYASMAIVSFAFPASGAALFDVSTGFLVPPVDGAQIKASTFSSSKWPWLAEAVPDLRFVRVSLGRHGETRVLQRRDDELIAIALADLRRAVGQIPAPVDAVVRRWGGGLPQYAVGHVDRVAAIRCGVSGYPTLALAGAAYDGVGIPACIASARHAAEGLVTRL; from the coding sequence ATGAGCTCGATAGCAATCGTCGGTGGGGGCATCACCGGGTTGAGTGCCGCCTGGCATCTGGCGACACAACACCCGGAACACGATGTAACGCTTCTGGAAAGCACCGACCGGCTCGGCGGCAAGCTGGACTCGATCCAGGTCGCTGGTCACACCATCGATGCGGGTGCTGAATCCGTGCTGGCCCGGCGGCCGGAGGCATTGGAACTGCTCGCACAGATCGACGCGCCTGTCGTCCACCCCCAGCGACTGACGGCGAGTATCTGGAGCCGGGGCGAACTGGTGCCGATGCCGTCCGGCACCTTGATGGGGGTGCCGTCCGACCCCTCGGCACTGCACGGTTTGTTGGACAGTGCGGAAGTCGCCCGGGCGTCCGCAGAGCGACCGGTGACCCTGAGCGGCAACGACATTGCGGTCGGTGAACTCGTCGAGCAGGCATACGGTGCCGCTGTGGTCGATCGACTGGTCGAGCCCCTGCTCGGTGGTGTGTACGCCGGCCACGCACGGGAGCTCTCCGCACGGGCCTGTGTGCCGGCGCTGTGGGAGGCCGCGAGCACCGGACGTCTGCTCACCGAAACGGCTGCTCGAGCAGCGCAGGTGGGCGCAACTCGGGCAGATCAGCCGGTTTTCGCGGCGATCGAGGGAGGACTGGGCACCCTTCCCGGGCGCGTTGCCGAGGCGGTGCGCCACGCAGGGGTCACCGTCCGGACGTCCGCAGTCGTCGCGCAGTTGCAGCCCGTCGGCTCCGGGTGGCGGCTGCGGCTGGGCGGACCGGATACGGGTGCAGGCACCGGCGACGGCGCGGGATCGGCCTGGCTGAACGCGGACGCAGTGCTGCTCGCAACGCCGGCCGCGCCGACCGCGCGGTTGCTCACCGAACTCGACCCCGTCGCGGCCGAGACGTTACGTCGCATCGAATACGCCTCGATGGCGATCGTGTCGTTTGCATTTCCTGCATCGGGTGCGGCGCTCTTCGACGTCTCCACGGGGTTCCTCGTGCCCCCGGTCGACGGCGCCCAGATCAAGGCATCGACGTTCAGCAGCAGCAAATGGCCGTGGCTCGCCGAGGCAGTGCCGGATCTGCGGTTCGTGCGGGTATCGCTGGGGCGACATGGTGAGACGCGCGTGCTGCAGCGCCGCGATGACGAGTTGATCGCGATCGCGCTCGCCGACCTACGACGCGCAGTCGGGCAGATTCCGGCGCCCGTCGACGCCGTCGTACGTCGGTGGGGCGGGGGTTTGCCGCAGTACGCGGTCGGTCACGTTGATCGGGTTGCCGCGATCCGATGTGGGGTCAGCGGCTACCCGACCCTCGCACTGGCCGGCGCTGCGTACGACGGGGTCGGCATTCCGGCATGTATTGCCTCCGCACGGCATGCCGCCGAGGGGCTCGTCACCCGGTTGTGA
- the hemE gene encoding uroporphyrinogen decarboxylase, whose amino-acid sequence MTSVDAAAAPAPGSNADLPLLIRAARGLPVERTPVWFMRQAGRSLPEYRALREGTAMLDACRNPDMVTEITLQPVRRHGVDAAIFFSDIVVPLAAAGIDLDIVPGVGPVVASPIRDRAAVEALPELHPEQVPDITQAVQQTVDELGGIPLIGFAGAPFTLASYLVEGGPSKNHEHTKALMYGDPDTWNLLCSKLAAIATTYLRVQIEAGASAIQVFDSWVGALSRADYVRFVQPHSASVLGGVADLDVPRIHFGVGTSELLGVMGEAGADVVGVDFRLPLDEANERLGGRYPLQGNLDPALLFAPWEPLERAVDAIVEAGRSAPGHIFNLGHGVLPATDPDVITRVVQRVRSQSAR is encoded by the coding sequence GTGACTTCTGTGGATGCCGCCGCCGCCCCTGCACCTGGCTCGAATGCCGACCTACCGCTGCTGATCCGGGCCGCGCGGGGACTGCCCGTCGAGCGGACGCCGGTGTGGTTCATGCGTCAGGCCGGGCGCTCCCTGCCGGAGTACCGAGCCCTGCGTGAGGGCACCGCGATGCTGGATGCGTGCCGCAACCCCGACATGGTCACCGAGATCACCTTGCAGCCGGTACGTCGACACGGGGTTGACGCGGCGATCTTCTTCAGCGACATCGTGGTGCCCTTGGCTGCGGCCGGAATCGATCTGGACATCGTGCCGGGAGTAGGACCGGTCGTCGCGTCACCGATCCGGGACCGCGCTGCGGTTGAGGCGCTGCCGGAGCTACATCCCGAGCAGGTGCCAGATATCACCCAGGCGGTGCAGCAGACGGTGGACGAGCTGGGCGGTATTCCGCTGATCGGTTTCGCGGGTGCGCCGTTCACTCTCGCCAGCTATCTCGTCGAGGGCGGGCCGTCGAAGAACCACGAGCACACCAAGGCGCTGATGTACGGCGACCCGGATACCTGGAACCTGCTGTGCTCCAAGCTCGCGGCCATCGCGACGACCTACCTTCGGGTGCAGATCGAGGCCGGCGCGAGCGCGATCCAGGTGTTCGACTCCTGGGTCGGCGCGCTGTCGCGAGCCGACTACGTGCGGTTCGTGCAGCCGCACTCGGCGTCGGTGCTCGGGGGAGTCGCAGACCTCGACGTGCCCCGCATCCACTTCGGTGTCGGCACGAGCGAGTTGCTCGGCGTGATGGGTGAAGCAGGCGCCGACGTGGTCGGTGTCGACTTCCGCCTCCCGCTGGATGAGGCCAACGAGCGACTCGGCGGTCGCTACCCGCTGCAGGGAAACCTGGATCCAGCACTGCTTTTCGCGCCGTGGGAGCCGTTGGAGCGCGCCGTCGACGCCATTGTCGAGGCGGGGCGGTCAGCGCCCGGACACATCTTCAATCTGGGGCACGGCGTGTTGCCCGCCACCGACCCCGACGTGATTACGCGGGTTGTGCAGCGGGTGCGCAGTCAGTCGGCTCGCTGA
- a CDS encoding VWA domain-containing protein, protein MTPGQVDTAVRNSPEEILLGFARALRSAGVGVTQDRSTSFLAATALVGLGDVDAVYVAGQATLCCSPDDLDRYDQIFFAWFGGREGLPRRTSREHPAHVSSSLPLTDDVLEAGADESSEQMTATASDTELLRHRDVASLGPREKALLDAMIRALAPRPPYRRATRRSSWRRGEVDLRLTLRSSLRNMGEPARITHRRRGVRPRRVVLLVDVSASMSPYADALLRLCHLMARAGAPNAVEAFTVGTRLTRITDALRTADPERALVRAGQEVPDWSGGTRLGETLGVFLDRWGARGMARGAVVVVFSDGWERGDAADLGQQMQRLSRLAHRVVWVNPHRGKEGYQPVQTGIVAVLPHCDDFVAGHSLQSFEKVLEVVGNA, encoded by the coding sequence ATGACGCCCGGTCAGGTCGACACCGCGGTCCGGAACAGTCCGGAGGAGATTCTGCTGGGCTTCGCACGCGCCCTGCGCAGCGCGGGCGTCGGCGTGACCCAGGACCGGTCGACCTCCTTTCTGGCGGCCACTGCCCTGGTGGGCCTCGGCGACGTCGATGCCGTGTACGTCGCCGGCCAGGCCACCCTCTGCTGCAGCCCGGATGACCTCGATCGCTACGACCAGATTTTCTTCGCCTGGTTCGGTGGCCGGGAGGGACTGCCGCGGCGCACGTCGCGCGAGCACCCCGCGCATGTCTCCAGTTCGCTACCCCTCACCGACGATGTGCTCGAGGCCGGGGCCGACGAGTCGTCGGAGCAGATGACCGCCACCGCCTCGGACACCGAGTTGCTGCGCCACCGCGACGTCGCGTCCCTCGGTCCGCGGGAGAAGGCACTGCTGGACGCCATGATCCGGGCCCTCGCGCCTCGCCCGCCCTACCGCCGGGCCACTCGGCGTTCGTCGTGGCGGCGCGGCGAGGTCGACCTGCGCCTCACGTTGCGCAGCTCTCTGCGGAACATGGGCGAACCGGCACGAATCACGCACCGCCGCAGAGGTGTCCGCCCGCGTCGCGTCGTGCTCCTGGTCGACGTCTCAGCGAGTATGAGTCCTTATGCCGATGCCCTTCTGCGGCTCTGCCACCTGATGGCGCGCGCCGGGGCGCCGAACGCCGTCGAGGCCTTCACGGTGGGTACCCGGCTGACCCGGATCACCGACGCGCTCCGCACGGCCGATCCCGAGCGGGCGCTGGTCCGGGCCGGGCAGGAGGTGCCGGACTGGTCCGGCGGCACCCGGTTGGGCGAGACCCTCGGGGTGTTTCTGGACCGCTGGGGCGCGCGTGGAATGGCCCGGGGTGCGGTCGTGGTGGTCTTCAGTGATGGCTGGGAGCGCGGAGATGCGGCCGACCTCGGGCAACAGATGCAGCGGCTGTCCCGGCTGGCGCACCGGGTGGTCTGGGTCAATCCGCACCGCGGCAAAGAGGGCTACCAGCCGGTGCAGACCGGGATCGTCGCCGTGTTGCCGCACTGCGACGATTTTGTGGCCGGACACTCGCTGCAATCGTTCGAGAAGGTTTTGGAGGTGGTCGGGAATGCGTGA
- the msrB gene encoding peptide-methionine (R)-S-oxide reductase MsrB, whose translation MFGRTTDTTSEKSYPVTKSDEQWREQLSPEEFKVLRKSGTERPFVGEYTDTETTGVYNCRACNVELFRSTGKFHSHCGWPSFYEPSQGDNVELIKDRTMGMTRIEVRCANCGSHLGHVFEGEGYDTPTDQRYCINSVSITLEPTES comes from the coding sequence ATGTTCGGACGCACCACCGACACCACCAGCGAGAAGTCGTACCCGGTCACCAAGAGTGACGAGCAGTGGCGCGAGCAGTTGTCACCCGAGGAGTTCAAGGTGCTGCGCAAGTCCGGCACCGAACGCCCGTTCGTCGGCGAATACACCGACACCGAGACCACCGGCGTCTACAACTGCCGGGCCTGCAACGTCGAGTTGTTCCGCAGCACCGGCAAGTTCCACAGCCACTGCGGCTGGCCATCGTTCTACGAGCCGTCCCAGGGCGACAACGTCGAGCTGATCAAGGACCGCACGATGGGCATGACTCGGATCGAGGTGCGCTGCGCGAACTGCGGCTCCCACCTCGGGCACGTCTTCGAGGGCGAGGGGTACGACACCCCGACCGACCAGAGGTACTGCATCAACTCGGTCAGCATCACCCTCGAGCCCACCGAAAGCTGA
- the ligD gene encoding non-homologous end-joining DNA ligase: MGATKPVMLEVQNPGGDTRTVRISSPDRVMWPDCGITKLDLAKYLISVAEPFIAANGGRPVALERFPDGVQGERFYSKNPPRGVPEYARSVTCTYPSGRSHPQLVLDEIATAVWAAQMNTVTFHPWPVRAEDNDHPDELRIDLDPQPERSFCDVIVAATELREVLRSCGFDPRVKTSGSRGLHVYASIEPTYEFLDVRHGVIAIARELERRLPDLVTTAWWKEERGEKIFVDFNQACRDRTIAAAYSPRPLPGAPVSMPVRWADLGDIVTSDFTISTVPGFLQDRGDAWASPGAVGDMGRAIEMWEADVAERGLGEMPFPPEYPKMPGEPPRVQPSRKKMEG, from the coding sequence ATGGGTGCCACCAAGCCGGTCATGCTCGAGGTGCAGAATCCGGGCGGAGACACGCGCACCGTGCGCATCTCCAGCCCGGATCGGGTCATGTGGCCCGATTGTGGCATCACCAAACTGGATCTGGCGAAGTACCTGATTTCAGTGGCCGAACCGTTCATCGCGGCGAACGGGGGTCGCCCGGTTGCGCTCGAACGGTTTCCTGACGGGGTACAGGGCGAGCGTTTCTACTCCAAGAATCCGCCGCGCGGAGTGCCGGAGTACGCGCGGTCGGTGACCTGCACCTACCCCTCTGGTCGCTCTCACCCGCAACTGGTGCTCGACGAGATCGCTACCGCCGTGTGGGCGGCTCAGATGAACACGGTCACGTTCCACCCGTGGCCGGTGCGCGCTGAAGACAATGACCACCCCGATGAGTTGCGGATCGATCTGGACCCGCAGCCGGAGCGGTCTTTCTGCGACGTTATCGTGGCAGCCACAGAACTACGGGAAGTGTTGCGCAGCTGCGGGTTCGACCCAAGGGTCAAGACCTCGGGAAGTCGCGGGCTGCATGTGTACGCGAGCATCGAACCGACATACGAATTCCTCGACGTGCGGCACGGCGTCATAGCGATCGCCCGCGAGCTGGAGCGGCGGCTGCCGGATCTGGTCACCACGGCGTGGTGGAAGGAAGAACGCGGGGAGAAGATCTTCGTGGACTTCAACCAGGCCTGCCGCGATCGGACGATCGCTGCCGCGTACAGCCCGCGTCCGCTGCCGGGAGCGCCGGTGTCGATGCCGGTGCGGTGGGCGGACCTGGGCGATATCGTCACCTCCGACTTCACCATCAGTACCGTTCCGGGGTTCTTGCAGGATCGTGGTGACGCCTGGGCTTCGCCCGGTGCTGTCGGCGATATGGGCAGGGCCATCGAGATGTGGGAGGCCGACGTCGCTGAGCGCGGTCTGGGGGAGATGCCCTTCCCTCCGGAGTACCCCAAGATGCCCGGTGAGCCACCGCGCGTGCAACCGTCACGCAAGAAGATGGAGGGTTGA